In Pseudomonas campi, the sequence AGATGGGCGCGGGCGCCCTGAGCGACGCCGAGCTGCTGGCGATTTTTCTGCGCACCGGGGTGGCCGGGCAGAGTGCGGTAGACCTGGCTCGCCACCTGCTGGGCGATTTCGGCAGTTTGCGCGCGTTGCTCGAAGCCGATCTACCGTCTTTCAGCCAGCGCCTGGGTCTGGGGCCGGCCAAGTTCGCCCAGTTGCAGGCGGTGCTGGAGATGGGCCGGCGCCATCTGGCCGAGCGGCTCAAGCGCGATTCCGCCCTGGAAAGCCCGCAGGCGGTGCGCGATTACCTCAAGGCGCGCCTGCGCCATGAGCCCCATGAAGTGTTCGGTTGCCTGTTCCTCGATGCCAAGCACCGGGTCATCGAGTTCGAGGCCCTGTTCCACGGCAGTATCGATGGCGCCAGCGTCTACCCGCGACAGGTGGTCAAGCGCGCCCTGGCGCACAACGCCGCAGCGGCGATTCTGGTGCACAACCACCCGTCGGGGGTGGCCGAGCCCAGCCAGGCCGATCGCGTGCTGACCGAGCGCCTCAAGGAGGCGCTGGCGCTGATCGAGGTGCGGGTGCTCGACCACTTCATCGTCGGTGACGGTGAGCCGCTGTCTATGGCTGAATTTGGCTGGGTGTAGGGTGGATGTCGCTTTTCACATCCACCGTCATACGCATTGCCGGTTCAGGGCTGCAGTTGCACTTTTGAGAAGTCCTGGCGGCCAAATGGATTGACCTGATAACCCTGAACATTGCTGCGCAACAGGGCGAAGGCGGTCGGATGGGCCAGCGGCAGCCACAGGGCCTGCTGCTGGATAGTCGCCTGGGCCTGCTGGTACAGGCCGCTGCGCGCCGCTTGCTCGGCGCTGAGCTTGCCGTCGGCGATCAGCTTGTCCAGTTGCGGGTCGCAGAAACGCGCGAAGTTCAGCCCGGACTGCAGCGAGGCGCAGGAAAACTGCGGGGTGAGGAAGTTGTCCGGGTCGCCATTGTCGCCGGCCCAGCCCATGAACAGCAGATCATGCTCGCCGGCCTTGGCGCGCTTGATCAGCTCACCCCATTCGATCACACGGATCTCGGCGCGGATGCCGACCTTGGCCAGGTCGGCCTGCAGCAGCTGCGCGCCGAGACTGGGGTTGGGGTTGAGCAGGCTGCCCGATGGACGGGTCCAGATCGTCGTACTGAAACCGTCCGCCAGTCCGGCCTCGGCCAGCAGTGCCTTGGCTTTGGCCGGATCGTGTGGGTAGCCGGGCAGGTCCTTGGCGTAGCTCCAGGTGGTCGGTGGGTAGGGGCCGCTGGCGGCTGTGGCGCTGCCCTCGAACACCGCCTGCAGGTAGCTGGCCCTGTCGAAGGCCAGGTTGATCGCCTGGCGCACCTGTGGCTTGTCCAGCGGCGGATGCTGGCTGTTAAGGGCGACGAAGGCGGTCATGAAGGCCGGCGTCTCGCTGATCCGCAGTGTCGGAGCCTGGCGCGCCGCCTGCACATCTAGCGGCTTGGGCGACAGGGCGATCTGGCATTCGTTGCGGCGCAGCTTCTGCAGGCGCACGTTGGCGTCCGGGGTGATGGCGAAGATCAGGCCGTCCACCGCAGGCTTGCCGGCAAAGTAGTCGGGGTTGGCCGTGTAGCGGATGGCCGCGTCCTTCTGGAAGCGCTTGAGGATGAACGGGCCGGTGCCGACCGGGGCGCTGTTGAGCTTCTCCGGGGTGCCGGCCTGCAGCAGTTGCGCGGCGTATTCGGCCGAATAGATGGAGGCGAAGCCCATGCTCAGGGTGGCGAGGAAAGTGGCATCCGGGCGATTGAGGATGAAGCGCACCTGTTGTGCGTTCACGGGCTCGATGCGCTTGATCAGCGCCGGCAGCTGCATCGACTGGGCGTGCGGATAGCCGCCGGGTGCGCTCTTGTGCCAGGGGTGGGCGGGGTCGAGCATGCGCTGGAAGCTGAACAGCACGTCTTCGGCGTTCAGCTCGCGGCTCGGGCTGAACCACTCGGTGCGCTGGAATTTCACCCCGGGGCGTAGCTGGAAGTCCCACACCAGGCCGTCGTCCGATACCGACCAGCTTTGCGCCAGGCTCGGCTGCAGCTGGCCGCTGGCGGCATCGAACTCGACCAGGCGGTTCATCAGCACGTCGGCCGAGGCGTTGGTGGTGGTCAGGGCGTTGTACTGCACCACGTCGAAACCATCCGGGCTGGCCTCGGTGCACACACTGAGCATGGCGCCCTGGCTCAGCAGCGGGGCGAACAGCAGGGGCAGGGCGGCAAGGCGCATGGGACTCTCCAGGGTGGCGACAGGCGGCAAGGGTCTAACCCTAGACCAAGGCGCGGGGCGGGACAATCGGTTGCTTGCGACGAGTGGTCGCCCGGCCGGCGCCGTCGCAACCCGGCAAAGTAGAGGGTTTGCGCCTTTGCGGCGCAGTTAACAAGGTACGGTTCGCCTTGCGACTGCTGGGGTGTTCTGGTATAAAGCAGCGCTCTTTTCTAGGGGCCCGCCTCCTGCGCAAGCAGACAAGCGCGGTAAGACCCCCCGAGAAACGTGGCGCTGAGCGCCAAATGACTATTAAGTTCAAGCGGCCAACCCATGCCGGGTTGGGCATGTGGTTTTAGAGGGCTGAGGCATGTCGAGAGTCTGTCAAGTTACTGGTAAGGGTCCAGTAACCGGGAACAAGGTTTCCCACGCAAACAACAAAACCCGTCGTCGTTTCCTGCCGAACCTGCAGCATCACCGCTTCTGGGTCGAGTCCGAAAAGCGTTTCGTGCGTCTGCGCGTTTCTGCCAAAGGCATGCGTATCATCGACAAGCGCGGCATTGACGTAATTCTGTCCGAGCTGCGCGCTCGCGGCGAAAAGGTTTAAGGAGCAAATCATGCGTGAACTGATCCGTTTGGTGTCCAGCGCCGGTACCGGCCACTTCTACACCACCGACAAGAACAAGCGCACCACCCCGGATAAGATCGAAATGAAAAAATTCGATCCGACCATCCGTAAGCACGTGATGTACAAGGAAGCCAAGATCAAGTAATTGATCCGGCTCCCGCGAAAAGAACCCGCCTTAATCGGCGGGTTTTTTTTGCCCGGAGAAAACTCGACACGAAAAAAAGCCCGCAGGACGCGGGCTGGAGGATAAACCTAGGTGTGCTGGTGAAGGGGCTCTCAGAATCTGTTTAGGGTCTTTTGAGCTAGAGCCAGGTAAGGCGCAACGACCAGCGGGAGTAACAGCCGCAGGCTGGCCCGAAGGGTAAGCGCCAGCGAATCAATTGGGCGAGGACGCGGAGTTTACGAGGTGTAAATGAGCAGTACTCGTTTCCCTCGCCCTTCGGGTCGCGCTAAAGCGCGTTAGCCGCAGGCGGCTTTCCGAGCCCGATTGACCAGCCTGCGGCTGTTACTGCGTTGCAACGCAGCATGGCCGACGATCAAGAGATCCTAAGCAGGTTCTCAGGCCTTCTGCTCGAACATCACATAGACCTTGCGGCACGGTTCCAGCACTTCCCAGGTGCCGGAGAAGCCGGCCGGGATGACGAAGCGGTCGCCGGCGCGTACGGTCTTGGCGGTGCCATGCTGGTCTCGCAGCACCGAGACGCCCTGGAGGATCTCGCAGTATTCGTGTTCGGTGTAGTTGACCGTCCAGTGGCCTATCGCGCCTTCCCAGATGCCGGCATGGAACTGGCTGCAGGGGCTGCTGTAATGATTGCGCACGCTCTGCTCGGGGTCGCCCTTGAGAATCTTCTCGGCGGCGGGGCGGTAGTGCTCGGGCGCCGTGGTGGCGCTGGCGAAGTCGATGATCTGCTCGGTGTTCACGGGCGTGTCCATGTGTTGTGGGTTGTGGAATGAGCGATTGATCGCAGTCTATGTTTGATAAAACGAACATTGCAAGGCGCCTGGCGCCGTTCTGTCAAAAATATTGAAAAGGTACAGGGCTCTGGTTTAGTGTTACGGGCACGAAGGCCGGCAATCGGCCTGGCAGAATAATTGACAGTGCGTGTTGTCGATTTGCGACACGCTTCCACCGAGGATGCACCCCATGACTACCCTGACTCGTGCCGACTGGGAACAGCGCGCCAAGAGCCTGCAGATCGAAGGCCGTGCCTTCATCCACGGCGAGTACACCGAAGCTGTCTCCGCTGCCACCTTCGAGTGCATCAGCCCGGTCGACGGCCGCCTGCTCGGCCTGATCGCCAGCTGTGACGTCGCCGACGCCGAGTTGGCGGTCAAGGATGCGCGCGCCACCTTCGAGTCCGGTGTGTGGTCGCGTATGGCGCCGGTCAAGCGCAAGGAGATCATGATCCGCTTCGCTGACCTGATCGATGCCCACGCCGAAGAGCTGGCCCTGCTGGAAACCCTGGACATGGGCAAGCCGATCAGCGACGCGCTGAGCATCGACGTGCCGGCCGCCTCGCGCGCCATCCGCTGGAGCGGTGAAGCAATCGACAAGATCTACGACGAAGTGGCCGCCACCCCGCACAACGAGCTGGGCCTGGTCACCCGTGAGCCGATCGGCGTGGTCGCCGCCATCGTGCCGTGGAACTTCCCGCTGCTGATGACCTGCTGGAAGCTCGGCCCGGCGCTGTCCACCGGCAACTCGGTGGTGCTCAAGCCGTCCGAGAAATCGCCGCTGACCGGCATCCGCATCGCCCAGCTGGCCATCGAGGCCGGTATTCCGGCCGGTGTGTTCAACGTTCTGCCGGGCTTCGGCCATACCGTGGGCAAGGCCCTGGCCCTGCATATGGACGTCGACACCCTGGTGTTCACCGGTTCGACCAAGATCGCCAAGCAGCTGATGGTCTACGCCGGCGAATCGAACATGAAGCGCGTCTGGCTGGAAGCCGGCGGCAAGAGCCCGAACATCGTCTTCGCCGACGCCCCGGACCTGCAGGCCGCCGCCGAGGGTGCTGCTGGCGCCATCGCCTTCAACCAGGGTGAAGTCTGCACCGCCGGCTCGCGCCTGCTGGTGGAAAACTCGATCAAGGACAAGTTCGTGCCCATGGTGGTCGAGGCGATCAAGGCCTGGAAGCCGGGCAACCCGCTGGACCCGGCGACCAACGTCGGCGCCCTGGTCGATACCACCCAGCTGAACAACGTGCTGAGCTACATCCAGGCCGGCCATGACGACGGCGCCAAGCTGGTCGCCGGCGGTCAGCGCGTGCTGCAAGAGACCGGTGGCACCTATGTGCAGCCGACCATCTTCGACGGCGTGAACAACGCCATGCGCATCGCCAAGGAAGAGATCTTCGGCCCGGTACTGGCGGTGATCGGTTTCGACAGCACCGAAGAAGCCGTGGCCATCGCCAACGACAGCATCTACGGCCTGGCTGCCGGCGTGTGGACCAGCAACCTGTCCAAGGCGCATCTGGTGGCCAAAGCGCTGCGTGCCGGTAGCGTGTGGATCAACCAGTACGACATGGGCGACATGACGGCGCCGTTCGGCGGCTTCAAGCAGTCCGGCAACGGCCGCGACAAGTCGCTGCACGCCTTCGACAAGTACACCGAGCTGAAGTCCACCTGGATCAAGCTGTAAGCACGCAGGACGATCTCCTGGTCGTCGGCCATACGGCGTTGCGTCCTCGCTTTTAATGCTCACGTACTGCAGTACGCTGCGCTTAAAAGCTGCGGGGCGCCTTGTCTGGCCTTAGCCCAGAAGATCTTTTCCGGCGCGGAATCCGGTCGAGGTAAGGCTGGATAGTATTGCGATAAAGGTCCGCCCTTCGGGGCCGGCTCTGACGAGCCACACCTGCGGCCGGGTTTCCTAGGAAGCCCGGCCGTTTTGCATTTCGGCACGGCCAGAAAAAGGAAGGAATTGGCTATGCGTTGGGGTACCTATTTCGCCGTCAGCTCGGCGGTGATCATTGTCGGTCTGGCCCTGGGCGTGACCCTGCCACTGGTCTCGTTGCGCCTGGAGAGCTGGGGCTACGGGCCGTTTGCCATCGGCGTGATGGCGGGCATGCCGGCCATCGGCGTACTGCTCGGCGCGCGCCTGACCGGGCGCCTGGCCGGCTGGCTGGGTACGCCGCGCACCCTGCAACTGTGCCTGCTGGCCAGTGCGGTGTCGGTCGGTCTGCTGGCGCTGCTGCCCAGTTATCCGCTGTGGCTGCTGTTGCGTTTGCTGATCGGCGTTTCCCTGACCGTGGTCTTCGTCCTCGGCGAGAGCTGGATCAACCAGCTGGTCGAAGAGCGTCTGCGTGGGCGTCTAGTGGCGCTGTATGGCACCGGCTTCGCCCTCAGCCAACTGTCCGGGCCGCTGCTGCTGACCCTGATCGGCAGTGAGGGCGATCTAGGCTTCTGGCTGTCCGCCGGGTTGCTGGTGGCCGGTTGCAGTGTGCTGTTCGGCCACAGCGGTGCGCCCAGGGTGGACGCGCACAGCGCCGCCGGGCGCGGGCTGCTGGTGTTCTGCCGCAAGCTGCCGGCGATTGCCTGGGCGGTGGTGCTGTTTGCCGCCTTCGAGGCCATGGTGCTGACCCTGCTGCCGGTGTACCTGCTGCGCGAAGGCTTCGATCAGCAAACCGCGCTGCTGATGGCCAGCGTGGTAGTGGTCGGCGATGCCCTGCTGCAGTTGCCGATCGGCCTGCTCGCCGACCGGGTGCCGCGCGAGCTGCTGTTCCGCATCTGTGGTGTGGTGTTGCTGCTGTCCAGCCTGGCTATCCCACCCTTGCTGCACACGCCGTTGATCTGGCCGTTGCTGGTGCTGTTCGGGGCTTCTGCCGGCGGCCTCTACACCCTGTCGCTGATCCTGGTCGGGCAGTTCTACCGCGATGATGCGCTGGTCCGCGCCAATGCCCATATTGCCCTGCTCTGGGGCGTCGGCTGCCTACTCGGGCCGTTGTCCACCGGTGCCGCCAGCCAGTGGCTGAGTGGCCATGCGCTGCCTATGCTGATGGCGGCCGGTGCCGCGTTGTTCGTCTACCTGGCCTGGCAGCGGGCGGCGTTCCAGGCGCCGCTGGCGAGTCCTGGCGCGGGAGACTAGGTTTCCGCCCAGCCCCATCTGGGAGGTCATCATGTTGCGCAGAGTCCTCGCGTCGCTTCTGCTGCTGGCGGCATTCGCCGCTGGCGCTGCCGATCTTCCCGGCAGCGCCGACCATCCGGCTATCCCGCGCTATGAGGGCGCGGAAATCTATGCCTATCAGACCCAGGCCTTCACCGATTGGCGCTTTCTCAAGGCGCCCGCCACGGTGTACGGCGGCTTGCAGAAGAACCTCGCTGCCAGCGAAGTGCTGGAGGGCAAGCTGACGCGCCTGACCTATCGTGCGCCGCCCGAACGCACGCCGCTGGAGATCTTCCGCAACTTCCAGCAGGCCTTGGCCGATGCCGGTTTCGAGACGCTGTTCGCCTGTGAGCGCGAGGCTTGCGGCGGGCGTAATTTCAACCACGCGATCACCCTGGATATGCACTTTCGCGAGTACTACCAGGATCAGCGCTATCTGTATGTTCGCCTCAAGCGGCCAGAGGGCGATCTGTATGCCTCTGTCTACGTGCTGCTCAACCAGTCCGGCGGCGGGCCGAACAAGGGTCGCAGCCTGATCCAGCTCGATGTGCTGGAACTCAAGGCCATGGAGCAGCGCATGGTGGTGGTCGAGGCTGGCGAGCTGCAGAAGGGCCTCGATCAGCAGGGACGGGTGGCGCTGTACGGCCTGTATTTCGACACCGACCAGGCCGACATGCGCGCCGACTCGGCGCCGCAGCTCACGGAGATTGCCCGGTTGCTGCAGGCCAGCGCGCAGCTGCAGGTGCTGGTGGTCGGCCACAGCGACGCCCAGGGCGCGCTCGACTACAACCGCGAGCTGTCGCAGCGGCGTGCCCAGTCCATCGTCCAGGCGCTGGTGGCGCAGCATGGCATTGCCCGCGAGCGCCTGACCGCGGTCGGGGTCGGCATGGCGGCGCCGGTGGCGAGCAATCGTGACGAGGCGGGCCGGGCGCTCAATCGCAGGGTGGAGCTGGTGGATCGCGCCCAGTAGTCAGCCCTGTTCGGCCTGCAGCTCGGCGATGCTCTCGCCGACCCGGCGCACGGCCTGTTCGATGCCGGCGGCCTGGGGTGTGGCGAAGTTCATGCGCAGGCAATTGCGGTACTTGCCGGCGGCGGAAAAGATGCTGCCGGGGGCGATCTGCACCTTGTGCGGCAGCAGCTGGCGGTTTAGCCGCTGGCTGTCGAAACCCGCCTCCAGCTCGACCCAGAGCATGAAGCCGCCCTGTGGCTGGCTGGCCCGCGTGCCTGGCGGGAAGTACTGGCTGACCCAGTCGGTCATCAGCTCACGACCCCGTGCGTACTGGCTGCGCATGCGCCGCAGATGCGGCTCGTAGTGGCCACCGGCGATGAACTCGGCCAGCGCCAGCTGCGGCAGCTGGGCGCTCATGCCGGTGCTCATGTACTTCATGTGCAGCACCCGCTGCAGGTAGCGTCCGGGGGCGATCCAGCCGATGCGCAGGCCCGGCGCCAGGGTCTTGGAGAAGGAGCTGCAGAGCAGCACGCGGCCGTCTTCGTCGAATGACTTGATGGTGCGCGGGCGCGGGTACTTGTAGGCCAGCTCACCGTAGATATCGTCCTCGATGATCGCCACGTCGTAGCGTTGGGCCAGGGTCAGCAGGGCGCGCTTGTTGGCCTCCGGCATGATGTAGCCAAGCGGGTTGTTGCAGCTCGGGGTGAGCTGGATGGCCTTGATCGGCCATTGCTCGAGGGCCAGCTCGAGGGCTTCCAGGCTGATCCCGCTGACCGGGTCGGTGGGCAGCTCCAGGGCCTTCATGCCGAAGCCCTTGAGCGCCTGCATCACGCCGTGGAAGCTCGGCGAATCCACCGCGACGATGTCGCCCGGCTCGCACACGGCGCGGATCGCCGTGGACAGTGCCTCGTGGCAGCCGGTGGTGATGACGATGTCCTCGGGCGGGATCTGGCAGCCGGAGTCCAGCACCAGGCGCGACACCTGCTCGCGCAGGCCGGGGTCGCCCAGCACACTGCCGTAGCTCAGTTCGCGGATACCCTGGCGCCGGCTCAGGCGTGATAACGAACGCAGCAGCGGCTTGAGGGTCGGCGCGCCGATATCCGGGATGCCGCGACCGAGCTGCACCAGCTCGCCGCCGGGCGGGGTGCTGATCAGCTCCAGCACCTGGTCCCACTGCGACACTTCCACCGGGCGCTGCGCGGCGCGGCTGACCATCGGCAGGGCCGGGCGCTGGCGGGCCTGCGGCACGAAGTAGCCGGACTTCGGCCGCGGCTCCACCAGGCCGTCGTCCTCTAGCTGGCGGTAGGCCTGCTGCACGGTGCTCAGGCTCACTCCGTGTTCCTGGCTGAGGGCGCGCACCGAGGGCAGGCGGTCGCCGGGGCGGTACAGGCCCTGTTCGATGCGGGTGCCGAGCAATTCGGCCAGGTTCATGTAGAGGGTCATGACAGATGGGCTCCTGCGCTGCAGGTCAGGCAATACAGATGCGGCAAGAATAGACCATTCAGTTGCGGGTGGTGGCTATCTGTATGCATTTAAAGCTAACTTTTTGAATCTGTATTGTCGTGTCTCGAACGCCGATCATGGTCTCCCAAGAGCGGACCAGGCTGCGGAGGACAGGGTCATGCGCGAATTGAGCGATCTGTATGTAGGTGTGCGCGAGCGCGAGGAGCAGAACGGGCGTCTGCCGCTGCGCGAGGTGGGGCGTCGCTGGCAGCTGTTTTGCCGGCGCCTGCACACGCGTCGTCAGTTGTTGCGGCTGGATGCCCATCAGCTGGCCGATATCGGCCTGACCGCCGAGCAGGCGCGCAAGGAAGCCACCCGGCCGTTCTGGCAGTTGCTGCGCTAAGAGCCTGCTCAAAGGGGTTGAGCGTTGCTGTAGGAGCGAGCTCTGCTCGCGAAGCCGGCAGCGCAAAGCTTCGCGAGCAGAGCTCGCTCCTACGAAGAGCCGGTTCGCGCGGCGCTCAGACCAGGCCGACCGCTTCCCGCAACCTATACCAGGCCATGCCCAGCGCCAGCAGCGGCGAGCGCAGGTGCTTGCCGCCGGGGAAGGTCATGTGCGGCACTTTGTCGAATAGTTCGAAGCCGCCGCCCTGCTGGCCGCTGATGGCTTCGGCGAGCAGCTGGCCGGCCAGGTGGGTGGCGTTCACGCCGTGGCCGGCGTAGGCCTGGGCGTGGTAGACGTTGGCCTGGTCCTTGAGCCGGCCGATCTGCGGCAGGCGGTTGGCGCCGATGCCGATCATGCCGCCCCACTGGTAGTCGATCTTCACGTCTTTCAGGTGCGGGAACACCTGCAGCATCTTCGGCCGCATGTAGGCGGCGATATCCGCCGGGTCGCGACCCGAGTAGTGGCAGGCGCCGCCGAACAGCAGGCGGTTGTCGGCGGACAGGCGGAAGTAATCCACGGTCACGCGCTGGTCGCACAGGGCCATGTTCTGCGGAATCAGGTTGCGCGCCTGGGCCGGCGACAGCGGCTCGGTGGCGATCACATAGCTGCCGGCCGGTAGTACCTTGCCACCGAGCTTGCCATTGAGGCCGTTGAGGTAGGCGTTGCAGGCCAGCACCAGGGTTTTGGCGCGCACTTGGCCGCTGGCGGTGTGCACCGTCACTTGCGGGCCATAGTCGATGCGGGTGACCGCCGAGTGTTCGAACAGTTTGACGCCGAGCGATGCCGCTGCGGCCGCCTCGCCCAGGGCCAGGTTGAGCGGGTGCAGATGGCCCGAACCCATGTCGATCATGCCGCCGGCGTAGCGGTCGGAGCCGACCACCTGGTGCATCTGCTCGGGCTGCAGCAGGCGCAGTTCGTGGCGGTAGCCGAGGCTTTCCAGCTCGGCCTTGTCTTCGGCGAAGTCGTCCATGTGTGCGGGCTTGTTGGCCAGGTCGCAGTAGCCCCAGGTCAGGTCGCAGTCGATATTGAACTGCTCGACCCGGCGGCGGACGATTTCCACCGCTTCCAGGCCCATCAGTTTCAGATTGCGCACGCCTTCCTGGCCGATCACCGAGGCGAACTGCTCGACGCCGTGGCCGACGCCGCGGATCAGCTGCCCGCCATTGCGCCCGCTGGCGCCCCAGCCGATCTGGTGCGCCTCCACGAGCACCACCGAGAAGCCCTTCTGGGCCAGCTCGATGGCGGTATTCAGGCCGGAGAACCCGCCACCGACAATGCACACATCAGCCAGCTCCTCACCCGCCAGCGGCGGGTAGGCCAGCTGCTGGTTGGCAGTGGCGGCGTAGTAGGAGGATGCGTGCTGATTGCTATGCACGGCTGGCTGTTGCGGCTGGTGAACGCGGGCGTTCATGTGCGAAATCCTGTTTTAGGTGTTGTTAAAATTTGACGCAGGATAAGCGCGGGACTTGCCGCTAGCCAAGAGGGGCGACGGTAAAAACTGTTTTTCCCGGCTGCCGGTCGTCGTCCGGCAGCGCATGACAGAGCCGGGCGGTTAACATGCGCGGGTCTTTTGCCGAGCGCTGCCGATGAGCTGTACCAACCGCAAGATCGATCACCTGCGTCGGCAGATCCCGTCTTTCGCCTGCGTGCCCGGCTGCCACGATTGCTGTGGCCCGGTGACTGCCTCATCCGAGGAGCTGGCGCGCCTGCCGGTGAAAAGCGACGCCGAACATGACGCCGCGCTGGCCGAGTTCAACTGTGTACACCTCGGCCCGCAGGGCTGCACCGTGTACGACCAGCGCCCGCTGATCTGCCGGCTGTTCGGCACCACGCCGAGCCTGCCCTGTCCGCGTGGCCAGGGGCCGGAAACGCGGATCGAGCCGGCGGTCGAGCGTCAGGTACACCAGTTGATCGCCAGCACCCGTCAGCGTCTGGTGTGAGGATCGGCGGTGGAAAACGCTGCGCGGTTTTCCACCCTACGCGAACTCGCAGACTTTGTAGGGTGGATAACGCTTTGCTTATCCACCGTCCTGCTAACAGCCCTGCCACCTCACTCCGGCACTGGCAGGCTCAGGCTCTCCTTCACCTCTTCCATGACGATGTAGGACTTCGATTCGCGCACATGCGGCAGCTTGAGCAGGATGTCGCCGAGCAGCTTGCGGTAGCTGGCCATCTCGTTGATCCGCGCCTTCACCAGGTAGTCGAAGTCGCCGCTGACCAGGTGGCATTCCAGCACGTGGGGCAGCTTGAGCACGGCGCGGCGGAAGTCCTCGAAGGTGTCGCCGGACTTGTAGTCCAGGCTGATCTCGACGAACACCAGCAGGCTGGCCTTGAGCTGCTGCGGGTTGAGCCGCGCGTGGTAGCCCATGATGATCCCCTCGCGCTCCAGGCGGCGCACGCGCTCGGTGCAGGGGGTGGTCGACAGGCCGACCCGCTCGCCCAGCTCGGTGAAGCTGATGCGCCCGTCCTCCTGCAGGATACGCAGGATATTGCGGTCGATCTTGTCCAGCTCGCGCCGGCTCTGGTGTTGGGTTCTCATGGGGGATATCTCTGTGAAAGCCGCAAAGGTTCCAGTATTCGTCGGTCAATATAGCGATCCGTCCAGCGGAAAACACTGGCCAGGCGAAACGCCTTGATCTTGCCGGGGGCGCCCGCCACCCTGAGCGGCAATGGATGCCGTCGAGGTTTTGCGCCATGCCGTCGCGCCACAAGGGACGCCGCTTACTGGGCAGGATGCTGCTGGCACTGCTGCTGTTGGTGGCGCTGCTGTGGCTGGCCTGGCGCTGGCTGTTGGCGGCGCAAGGCATCAGCCAGCTGGACTGGCAGGGCCTGCAGCTATCGGGCGCGGGACTGCAGGTGGACAGCCTGCTGCTGGTGCGGGACGGCGGCGATGGTAGTCGTGTGCAAGTGAGCGCCAGCGCGCTGCAACTGGCCTGGCCGCAACGGCTGCAGCAGCGCCTGTATCTGCCCGAACTGCGCAGCCAGGCGCTGCAACTGAGCTGGCAGGTCGGGCAGGGCGAGAGCGCGGCAGACGCTGATCCGCAGGCGCTGCTCGACAGCCTGGCCTGGCTGCCACGACAGCTGGCAGTCGACCAGCTGAGCCTGGAATTGCCCTGTGCCACGGGCCGCTGCGCGCTGCTCGGCAGCCTGCAACTGCAGCATGGCGGCGCCCTGCAACAGCCGGCCGAGTTGCGCCTGCAGCTGCAGACGGGCGCGCGCAGCCTCGAGGTGCAGGCGCACTTGGAGCAGCGCGAGGGCCAGTGGCAATTGCGCGCCGATGCTCAGCTCGACCGCCAACCGCTGCTGACGCTGCGCAGCGCATTGCGTGAGGAGGCCGCCGTCAGTCACTGGCAAGGCGAGCTGGAGCTGGTGCAGCTGGCCGATAGCCGCGGCCTGTTCGTCTGGTTGCAGCAATGGCAGACCCCCTCCCAGCATCTGCTCGATACCGAGGCGTCCCTGCGCTTGCAGGTCAGTTGGCAGCTGGCATTGGCGCCCGGCGCGAACCTGCTG encodes:
- a CDS encoding PLP-dependent aminotransferase family protein, translating into MTLYMNLAELLGTRIEQGLYRPGDRLPSVRALSQEHGVSLSTVQQAYRQLEDDGLVEPRPKSGYFVPQARQRPALPMVSRAAQRPVEVSQWDQVLELISTPPGGELVQLGRGIPDIGAPTLKPLLRSLSRLSRRQGIRELSYGSVLGDPGLREQVSRLVLDSGCQIPPEDIVITTGCHEALSTAIRAVCEPGDIVAVDSPSFHGVMQALKGFGMKALELPTDPVSGISLEALELALEQWPIKAIQLTPSCNNPLGYIMPEANKRALLTLAQRYDVAIIEDDIYGELAYKYPRPRTIKSFDEDGRVLLCSSFSKTLAPGLRIGWIAPGRYLQRVLHMKYMSTGMSAQLPQLALAEFIAGGHYEPHLRRMRSQYARGRELMTDWVSQYFPPGTRASQPQGGFMLWVELEAGFDSQRLNRQLLPHKVQIAPGSIFSAAGKYRNCLRMNFATPQAAGIEQAVRRVGESIAELQAEQG
- a CDS encoding DUF1127 domain-containing protein, with the protein product MRELSDLYVGVREREEQNGRLPLREVGRRWQLFCRRLHTRRQLLRLDAHQLADIGLTAEQARKEATRPFWQLLR
- a CDS encoding NAD(P)/FAD-dependent oxidoreductase, yielding MNARVHQPQQPAVHSNQHASSYYAATANQQLAYPPLAGEELADVCIVGGGFSGLNTAIELAQKGFSVVLVEAHQIGWGASGRNGGQLIRGVGHGVEQFASVIGQEGVRNLKLMGLEAVEIVRRRVEQFNIDCDLTWGYCDLANKPAHMDDFAEDKAELESLGYRHELRLLQPEQMHQVVGSDRYAGGMIDMGSGHLHPLNLALGEAAAAASLGVKLFEHSAVTRIDYGPQVTVHTASGQVRAKTLVLACNAYLNGLNGKLGGKVLPAGSYVIATEPLSPAQARNLIPQNMALCDQRVTVDYFRLSADNRLLFGGACHYSGRDPADIAAYMRPKMLQVFPHLKDVKIDYQWGGMIGIGANRLPQIGRLKDQANVYHAQAYAGHGVNATHLAGQLLAEAISGQQGGGFELFDKVPHMTFPGGKHLRSPLLALGMAWYRLREAVGLV
- a CDS encoding YkgJ family cysteine cluster protein; this translates as MSCTNRKIDHLRRQIPSFACVPGCHDCCGPVTASSEELARLPVKSDAEHDAALAEFNCVHLGPQGCTVYDQRPLICRLFGTTPSLPCPRGQGPETRIEPAVERQVHQLIASTRQRLV
- the dadR gene encoding transcriptional regulator DadR encodes the protein MRTQHQSRRELDKIDRNILRILQEDGRISFTELGERVGLSTTPCTERVRRLEREGIIMGYHARLNPQQLKASLLVFVEISLDYKSGDTFEDFRRAVLKLPHVLECHLVSGDFDYLVKARINEMASYRKLLGDILLKLPHVRESKSYIVMEEVKESLSLPVPE